A portion of the Oncorhynchus nerka isolate Pitt River linkage group LG27, Oner_Uvic_2.0, whole genome shotgun sequence genome contains these proteins:
- the LOC135565167 gene encoding Golgi apparatus protein 1-like: MFHIPGLCAEEAVAQEQTGQVEECLKANLLKIKHDLCKKEVLNMLKESKADVFVDPVLHTACALDLKHQCAAVTPGRGRQMSCLLESLQDKKVRLQPECKKRLQDRMDMWSYAAKVAPAEGFSDLAMQVMISPSKNYILFIISWGWLLLDLKLALNLLLKKAVGPKLALNLLLKKAVGPKLALNLLLKKAVGPKTVPEPEFL, translated from the exons ATCCCCGGTCTGTGTGCGGAGGAGGCCGTGGCCCAGGAGCAGACAGGTCAGGTGGAGGAGTGTCTGAAGGCCAACCTGTTGAAGATCAAACATGACTTGTGTAAGAAGGAGGTGCTGAACATGTTGAAGGAGAGCAAGGCAGACGTCTTCGTTGATCCCGTCCTCCACACGGCCTGTGCCCTTGACCTCAAACACCAGTGTGCTGCTGTCACGCCGGGCAGAGGACGAC agaTGTCATGTCTACTGGAGTCGTTGCAGGATAAGAAAGTCCGTCTGCAGCCAGAGTGTAAGAAGAGACTCCAGGACCGCATGGACATGTGGAGCTACGCTGCCAAG GTCGCTCCAGCAGAGGGTTTTTCAGACCTTGCCATGCAGGTGATGATCTCCCCCTCTAAGAACTACATCCTGTTTATAATCTCCTGGGG CTGGCTACTGTTGGACCTAAAACTGGCCCTGAACCTCCTCCTGAAGAAAGCTGTTGGACCTAAACTGGCCCTGAACCTCCTCCTGAAGAAAGCTGTTGGACCTAAACTGGCCCTGAACCTCCTCCTGAAGAAAGCTGTTGGACCTAAAACTGTCCCTGAACCTGAGTTTTTATGA